The Planctomycetota bacterium sequence GATGATCCATCGGCCGGCGTCCATGGACGAGGTCCGCCGGGCGCGGCGGCGACTGGTCTTCAGCGAGTTCTTCTTCATGGAACTTGCGGTCGCCCTTCGCCGACGAAGCGCCAAGGCGTCCCACGACGCGCCACCCGTCGCCGTGGACGCCCGCCTCGACGGCCGCATCCGCGCGCGGTTTCCTTTCACCTTCACGCGGGCCCAGGACAAGGCCATCGCCGAAATCCGCGAAGACCTCGCGCGCGACCGCCCGATGACGCGCTTGCTTCAGGGCGACGTCGGGTGCGGCAAGACGGCCGTCGCCCTCTACGCCGCCCTCGCCACCGTCGCCGCCGGATACCAGGCCGCCATCATGGCCCCCACCGAAATCCTCGCCACCCAGCATTACCAGAACGTCGAGAAGTACCTCGTCGGCAGCCGGGTCAAGTGGGCGCTCCTCGTGGGCGGCCTCGCGGCCGAGGAACGCCGCAAGGTCCTTCGCCGCATCCGCCGAGGCGAATCGAACATCATCGTCGGCACCCACGCCCTGATTCAGCAGGACGTGGCGTTCGCGCGCCTGGGCCTGGTGGTGGTGGACGAGCAGCACAAGTTCGGCGTCCTCCAACGGGCCGAGGCCAAGTGGCAAACGGCCGAGGACGTGCCGAACCTCCAGCCCCATTACCTCGTCATGACCGCGACGCCCATCCCCCGGACGCTCGCCCTGACGGTCTTCGGCGACCTGGACGTTTCGACCATCGACCAGATGCCGCCCGGCCGGACGCCCGTCGAGACGTGGGCCGTCGCCCCGGACGAGCGGCGAAAGGCGTATGACTTCGCCCGAAAGGACCTCGCCGCGGGGCGGCAGGTGTTCATCGTCTGCCCCCTGGTGGAGGAGAGCGAAAAGTCGGACCTCAAGGCCGCCACCGAAGAGGCCGAACAGCTCGCGACGGACGTCTTCCCCGAGTTCGAGGTCGGCCTCCTGCACGGGCGGATGAAACCGGCCGACAAGGATGCCGTCATGAACCGCTTCCGCCGAGGACAAATCCACGTCCTCGTCTCCACCGTGGTCATCGAGGTCGGCGTGGACGTACCGAACGCTACCGTCATGATCGTCGAGCATGCCGAGCGTTTCGGCCTCGCCCAGTTGCATCAGTTGCGCGGGCGGATCGGACGCGGCGCCGCCAAGAGCACCTGCATCCTCCTGGCCGAGCCGACGACCGAGGAGGCCGAGCGAAGAATCCAGGTGATGACCGAGACGACCGACGGCTTCCGCATCGCCGAGGAGGACCTGCGATTGCGCGGGCCGGGCGAATTCTTCGGCACGCGGCAGCACGGGATGCCGGACCTCCTCGTCGGCAGCCTCATCGACGACACCGATTTACTGCGACTCGCGCGGAAAGAGGCGTTCGAGTGGATTAAGCGCGACCCGGCTCTGGAGCGCCCCGAGTCGCAGCCCGTGAAACGAGCGCTCGCGAAACGCTTCGCCGACGCCATTCGCCTGATTGAAGTTGGTTGAAACCGCAAAGAACGCAAAGTTCGCAAAGGGAAGATTTCCCAAAAAACAAATGCTATACTCTCTTTGCGCTCTTGGCGCCCTTTGCGGTTAATAAAGACCGCACGAAAGGCAGACAAATGAACGACCCAATGGAAATGCTGAAGTTTGGGGCGGACGGCCTCATCCCGGCCATTGCCCAGGACGCGGCGAGCGGCGAGGTCCTCATGGTCGCGTGGATGAACCCCGAATCGTTCGCCAGGACTGTCGAGACTGGCGAAGCGCACTACTGGTCGCGCAGCCGAAAGAAACTCTGGCACAAGGGCGAAGAGAGCGGCAACGTCCAAAAGGTGAAAGAGATCCGCACCGATTGCGACAAGGACGTGCTGCTTCTCGAGGTCGAGCAAATCGGCGGCGCCGCCTGCCACACCGGCTACCGCTCCTGCTTCTCCTGGGTCCTGCGGAAAGGCGCCTGGGCCGAGGACGGCGTCAAGGTGTTCGATCCGGAGGAGAAGTACGGGAAGAAATGACGAAACCCGACTTGTCCGCCATAGCCTGTAGGGCGACGGCGGAAATCCGAATGGTGAATCAAACGCCAATGCCGAATGACGAACGCCGTCCCGCCCCGTAGGGGCTCGAAGAAGAGACAATGTCGCAGCCCGCCCGCCATAGTCCCGGCGCGCCGGGACTACGGCGCGGCCCGCAAGCGGGCCGGCGAACCAGGTTGACCTCGCGCGCCGCACCGAAAAGCGGGCCGGCGAACCCATCCGCTGCTCCGCCGACCGTTGCCCGACCGGCCGCGAACCTCTATAATGCCCGCCAT is a genomic window containing:
- the hisI gene encoding phosphoribosyl-AMP cyclohydrolase; protein product: MNDPMEMLKFGADGLIPAIAQDAASGEVLMVAWMNPESFARTVETGEAHYWSRSRKKLWHKGEESGNVQKVKEIRTDCDKDVLLLEVEQIGGAACHTGYRSCFSWVLRKGAWAEDGVKVFDPEEKYGKK
- the recG gene encoding ATP-dependent DNA helicase RecG, with product MTPGGPRCSVANRAASAEAEPFMAKLSDSIRYIKGVGPKRARLLERLGIRTIGDALLLFPRKYIDRGDLVPIARVVAGREQAVRARVIDTRAPRWGDRLEALIADESGEMRVVWFHARFLAKAVQVDAEYLFYGRVAEYRGRLQMQHPKFERLAAPGEAVEGDRILVEYPTTEGLQQPSLVRLTDEALRVGLPLAGETLPEEMRRRLDLADLADALRMIHRPASMDEVRRARRRLVFSEFFFMELAVALRRRSAKASHDAPPVAVDARLDGRIRARFPFTFTRAQDKAIAEIREDLARDRPMTRLLQGDVGCGKTAVALYAALATVAAGYQAAIMAPTEILATQHYQNVEKYLVGSRVKWALLVGGLAAEERRKVLRRIRRGESNIIVGTHALIQQDVAFARLGLVVVDEQHKFGVLQRAEAKWQTAEDVPNLQPHYLVMTATPIPRTLALTVFGDLDVSTIDQMPPGRTPVETWAVAPDERRKAYDFARKDLAAGRQVFIVCPLVEESEKSDLKAATEEAEQLATDVFPEFEVGLLHGRMKPADKDAVMNRFRRGQIHVLVSTVVIEVGVDVPNATVMIVEHAERFGLAQLHQLRGRIGRGAAKSTCILLAEPTTEEAERRIQVMTETTDGFRIAEEDLRLRGPGEFFGTRQHGMPDLLVGSLIDDTDLLRLARKEAFEWIKRDPALERPESQPVKRALAKRFADAIRLIEVG